Proteins encoded in a region of the Ralstonia pseudosolanacearum genome:
- a CDS encoding carbohydrate kinase family protein produces the protein MASVICGSVAYDTIMTFDGHFREHILPDKIHILNVSFLVPSMRREFGGCAGNIAYTLKLLGGEPIVMATVGQDAAPYLDYLKKLGISTAHIKEIPDTFTAQAMITTDRDNNQITAFHPGAMSASHINSVRDALPAKLGLVGPDSRDGMLHHATQFAEAGVPFIFDLGQAMPLFDGADLRRFVELASYVVVNDYEAQVMLSRTGYSATELAQRVDAFIVTRGEEGAEIHAGGKQYNVPAVPAEQVVDPTGCGDAFRGGLLYGIENGLDWETTGRLASLMGSLKIACQGPQNHGLPVDEIARRFESAFGYRYQ, from the coding sequence ATGGCCAGCGTGATCTGCGGCTCGGTCGCCTACGACACCATCATGACGTTCGACGGACACTTCCGCGAACACATCCTGCCGGACAAGATCCACATCCTGAACGTGTCCTTCCTGGTGCCCAGCATGCGCCGGGAGTTCGGCGGCTGCGCCGGCAACATCGCCTACACGCTCAAGCTGCTGGGCGGCGAGCCGATCGTCATGGCCACGGTGGGCCAGGACGCCGCGCCGTACCTCGACTACCTGAAAAAGCTCGGCATCTCCACCGCGCACATCAAGGAGATCCCGGACACGTTCACGGCCCAGGCCATGATCACCACCGACCGCGACAACAACCAGATCACCGCCTTCCACCCGGGGGCGATGAGCGCGTCGCACATCAATTCGGTCAGGGACGCGCTGCCCGCCAAGCTCGGCCTGGTCGGCCCCGACAGCCGCGACGGCATGCTGCATCACGCGACGCAATTCGCCGAAGCGGGCGTGCCGTTCATCTTCGACCTGGGCCAGGCCATGCCGCTGTTCGACGGTGCCGACCTGCGCCGCTTCGTTGAACTCGCCAGCTACGTGGTGGTCAATGACTACGAAGCGCAGGTCATGCTGTCGCGCACGGGTTACAGCGCGACGGAGCTTGCGCAGCGTGTCGATGCCTTCATCGTCACGCGCGGGGAAGAAGGGGCGGAGATTCACGCCGGCGGCAAACAATACAACGTTCCCGCCGTACCGGCCGAGCAGGTGGTCGATCCGACCGGCTGCGGCGATGCCTTCCGGGGCGGCTTGCTCTACGGCATCGAGAACGGCCTGGACTGGGAAACCACCGGCCGGCTTGCCAGCCTGATGGGCTCGCTCAAGATCGCATGTCAGGGGCCGCAGAACCACGGCCTGCCTGTCGACGAGATCGCCCGGCGCTTTGAATCCGCCTTCGGATACCGGTATCAATAA
- a CDS encoding collagen-like triple helix repeat-containing protein, which produces MTIRHSLQAASSRKRVAAIVLAMLALAGCASGGNPNGSDAPASTANNDPGAVPVGNVASNGGNVVTQTGKTVSDLGTQLGTAQVPLIGGTNAQKDLGATVTSAGNTVQTQGTGISSGLGKIGSTPDPVGTTGQSTGDVVRATGVTVGNAGQTVTDLGAAGSPLAPLNPVMVPAGSTVSALGQVLQGAGGRVTIATSSGPMQQVTQQTSNAIVPLSSQTARGTQQVGSTTMLGGTVGGGLASAGGQVGATSSNPLAADVGGVGGAAGATVASAGGLVNGGGSGGSTNPLATVTNALSGSASGSNPLATVTGALSCTAGGSNLLASITNTLGGVTNAAGDSGSNPLSTLTGTLGAH; this is translated from the coding sequence ATGACCATTCGCCACTCGCTCCAGGCCGCTTCGTCTCGCAAGCGGGTCGCCGCCATCGTCCTGGCCATGCTGGCGCTGGCTGGCTGCGCGTCCGGCGGCAATCCGAACGGCAGCGATGCGCCCGCCTCGACCGCCAACAACGATCCGGGCGCCGTGCCGGTCGGCAATGTCGCCAGCAACGGCGGCAACGTCGTCACGCAGACCGGCAAGACAGTGAGCGATCTCGGCACGCAGCTCGGCACGGCGCAGGTGCCGCTGATCGGCGGCACGAACGCGCAGAAGGATCTCGGCGCGACCGTCACCTCGGCCGGCAACACCGTCCAGACCCAGGGGACCGGCATCAGCAGCGGGCTGGGCAAGATCGGTTCGACGCCGGACCCGGTCGGCACGACCGGGCAGAGCACCGGCGACGTGGTGAGGGCCACCGGCGTGACGGTCGGCAACGCCGGCCAGACCGTGACGGACCTGGGTGCCGCGGGCAGCCCGCTGGCGCCGCTGAATCCGGTGATGGTGCCGGCGGGCAGCACCGTCTCGGCACTCGGCCAGGTGCTGCAGGGCGCGGGCGGGCGGGTCACCATTGCGACATCGAGCGGGCCGATGCAACAGGTCACGCAGCAGACGAGCAATGCGATCGTGCCGCTGTCCTCGCAGACCGCGCGCGGGACGCAGCAGGTCGGCAGCACCACCATGCTGGGCGGCACGGTGGGCGGCGGCCTGGCGAGCGCCGGCGGACAGGTCGGCGCGACCAGCAGCAATCCGCTGGCGGCCGATGTCGGCGGTGTCGGCGGCGCCGCGGGCGCGACGGTGGCGAGCGCCGGCGGCCTGGTGAACGGCGGCGGCAGCGGCGGCTCGACCAATCCGCTGGCCACGGTCACGAATGCGCTGAGTGGCAGCGCGAGCGGCAGCAATCCGCTGGCAACGGTCACCGGCGCCCTCTCGTGCACCGCGGGCGGCAGCAACCTGCTCGCCTCGATCACCAACACGCTGGGTGGCGTCACGAACGCCGCCGGCGACTCCGGCAGCAATCCGCTGTCCACCCTGACTGGTACGCTGGGCGCCCATTGA
- a CDS encoding collagen-like triple helix repeat-containing protein, translating into MRAPAILLRSSPPSRGVFPQYRRLARRALGILVIVSLAAIAGCATSGRGDMGTSLGGSGSQSTSSLTAPDAPTWSKDSGTTDSSSSAAGSTTPADTLAAPVEQVTTVAVTAILPLASTLTSAMQTLGATTGLGAPVSSVLTTLGSALGSAGGTLAQAGKGNALTSTLGSTVSALGTLTGSLAAVVTPAASSSGGSAPGGALGNALAPVTTAVGNLTASLSGAGAGSPLGALGSASTTLGGLVGGGLSGVVPDTRH; encoded by the coding sequence ATGCGCGCACCCGCCATCTTGTTGAGATCGAGCCCACCGAGTCGTGGGGTTTTCCCGCAGTACCGACGATTGGCACGGCGGGCGCTGGGCATCCTGGTGATCGTGTCGCTGGCCGCGATCGCAGGCTGCGCCACGTCGGGCCGCGGTGACATGGGCACATCGCTGGGCGGCAGCGGCTCGCAGTCGACGTCATCGCTGACGGCACCGGATGCACCGACCTGGTCGAAAGACAGCGGCACGACCGATAGCAGCAGCAGCGCGGCCGGCAGCACCACACCGGCCGATACGCTCGCCGCGCCGGTCGAGCAGGTCACGACCGTTGCCGTCACCGCCATCTTGCCGCTCGCCAGCACGCTGACCTCGGCCATGCAGACGCTCGGCGCGACCACCGGGCTCGGCGCACCGGTGAGCAGCGTGCTGACGACGCTGGGCAGCGCGCTCGGCAGCGCAGGCGGCACCCTCGCCCAAGCCGGCAAGGGCAATGCGCTGACATCCACGCTGGGCAGCACGGTCAGCGCGCTGGGCACGCTCACCGGTTCGCTCGCTGCAGTGGTGACGCCGGCCGCCTCGTCATCCGGCGGCAGCGCACCGGGCGGTGCGCTGGGGAATGCGCTGGCCCCCGTGACCACAGCAGTGGGCAACCTGACGGCCAGCCTGTCCGGTGCCGGCGCGGGCAGTCCGCTGGGCGCACTGGGCAGCGCCAGCACGACGCTCGGCGGACTGGTCGGCGGCGGGCTGTCGGGTGTCGTGCCCGATACGCGCCACTAG
- a CDS encoding DUF2147 domain-containing protein, whose protein sequence is MQRPPHTLSRLLGGLAFALAAGGAFAQAASPAGTWKTIDDATGKPKGEVQIVEKDGVFSGRVTSILKEEDRAKVCTKCMDDRRDQPIVGLTILKELKKTGDNEWTGGNILDPENGKVYSAKMSLSEDGRKLNVRGFLGISLLGRTQTWGREQ, encoded by the coding sequence ATGCAACGTCCCCCACACACCCTGTCGCGCCTGCTCGGCGGCCTGGCATTCGCACTGGCGGCCGGCGGCGCCTTTGCGCAGGCCGCCTCGCCGGCCGGCACCTGGAAGACCATCGACGACGCCACCGGCAAGCCCAAGGGCGAAGTGCAGATCGTCGAGAAGGACGGGGTGTTTTCCGGCAGGGTCACCAGCATCCTGAAGGAAGAAGATCGCGCCAAGGTCTGCACCAAGTGCATGGACGACCGCAGGGACCAGCCCATCGTCGGCCTGACCATCCTGAAGGAGCTGAAGAAGACCGGCGACAACGAATGGACCGGCGGCAATATCCTCGACCCCGAGAACGGCAAGGTCTACAGCGCCAAGATGTCGCTGTCGGAGGACGGCCGGAAGCTGAACGTGCGCGGCTTCCTGGGCATCAGTCTGCTGGGCCGCACGCAGACCTGGGGGCGCGAGCAATAG
- a CDS encoding DUF3426 domain-containing protein produces the protein MASAPRLAARCPACHTAFRVVADQLRLRGGLVRCGRCNHVFDGRAHLIELDTSSGESAAPAAAPQPPERHGPVSAAAPAAAEPHPAEPAPADEDDHGFGITLTWEEEIAEVHLGEVEGAEAGPGTQPAAPDTRSPTSSTAPAAPAAQAEPPKAKPGTPAEAEPVAAQPETPAEPPAPADPFHGLPPLLDLDDDEDNFAAAVPVRPSAEPAAAPVAAPSSLPEPPAKAIQAPAPASAERYDSTWLRREADPHTPFAPVPRRQGRRAPEAEAHAEPIPQRTLTGAPRPRKMRGPNHGVSAATLDFLRAAQAREQQRKSSGRRAVARVAIGLLVVTAVAQLLFLGRTEIATRAPASRALWDRLCQPLHCDVPPPRDLDALQIESSQMLRQEGDASDQYVLTATLRNGSDGPVALPAIELVTTDLQDQLLARRALLPTDYLGPADAAYRKTGLAAHAELPIRVRFQSQRPTANYRVLIFYP, from the coding sequence ATGGCATCCGCGCCACGTCTCGCCGCCCGCTGTCCTGCCTGTCATACCGCCTTCCGCGTCGTCGCCGATCAGCTACGGCTGCGCGGCGGTCTGGTTCGCTGCGGACGCTGCAATCACGTCTTCGATGGGCGTGCCCATCTGATCGAGCTCGATACGTCATCCGGCGAGAGCGCTGCGCCAGCCGCCGCGCCCCAGCCACCGGAGCGGCATGGGCCGGTATCCGCCGCCGCGCCCGCGGCCGCCGAGCCGCATCCCGCCGAGCCGGCCCCCGCCGATGAAGACGACCATGGCTTCGGCATCACGCTGACCTGGGAAGAGGAGATCGCCGAAGTCCACCTGGGCGAAGTCGAAGGCGCCGAGGCCGGCCCCGGCACGCAGCCGGCCGCTCCGGATACGCGCTCACCGACCTCGTCGACCGCACCGGCCGCGCCCGCCGCACAAGCGGAGCCGCCCAAGGCGAAGCCCGGCACGCCGGCCGAGGCCGAGCCGGTGGCGGCGCAACCGGAAACACCCGCGGAGCCGCCGGCCCCGGCTGACCCGTTCCACGGCTTGCCGCCGCTGCTCGATCTGGACGACGACGAGGACAACTTCGCCGCCGCCGTCCCCGTGCGGCCGTCCGCCGAGCCGGCGGCCGCGCCGGTCGCGGCACCATCATCCCTGCCGGAGCCGCCCGCCAAGGCGATCCAGGCCCCGGCTCCAGCCTCGGCCGAGCGGTACGATTCCACCTGGCTGCGCCGCGAGGCCGATCCGCACACGCCGTTCGCGCCGGTGCCGCGCCGCCAGGGCCGCCGCGCCCCGGAAGCGGAAGCGCATGCCGAGCCCATCCCGCAACGCACCCTCACCGGCGCCCCGCGTCCGCGCAAGATGCGCGGGCCGAACCATGGCGTGTCGGCGGCCACGCTGGATTTCCTGCGGGCCGCGCAGGCGCGCGAACAACAGCGCAAGTCTTCGGGCCGCCGTGCCGTGGCGCGGGTGGCGATCGGCCTACTGGTGGTGACCGCGGTTGCGCAGCTGCTCTTCCTCGGCCGCACGGAGATCGCCACGCGCGCGCCGGCCTCGCGCGCGCTGTGGGATCGCCTGTGCCAGCCGCTGCACTGCGACGTGCCGCCGCCGCGCGATCTCGATGCGCTGCAGATCGAGTCGTCGCAGATGCTGCGCCAGGAAGGCGATGCCTCCGACCAGTACGTGCTGACCGCCACGCTGCGCAACGGCTCGGACGGCCCCGTCGCGCTGCCCGCCATCGAGCTGGTCACCACCGACCTGCAAGACCAGTTGCTGGCGCGCCGCGCGCTGCTGCCCACCGACTACCTGGGCCCCGCCGACGCGGCCTATCGCAAGACCGGCCTGGCCGCCCACGCCGAGCTGCCGATTCGGGTACGATTCCAGTCCCAGCGCCCGACGGCCAACTATCGGGTCCTGATTTTCTACCCCTGA
- a CDS encoding outer membrane lipoprotein, giving the protein MNTTLRIGAAALLVAALGLQGCATGSNSNSAYTSYQAQREQTVRFGTVESIRNVVIDREQTGVGTLAGGAVGGIGSAAAIGRGNGSVAAGILGAIAGGIAGSAIEGQVNKRPGLEITVKLDNGEYRAITQEADEAFRPGERVRLLSSGGVTRVTH; this is encoded by the coding sequence ATGAACACCACCCTTCGCATCGGCGCCGCCGCCCTGCTGGTCGCGGCACTCGGCCTGCAAGGTTGCGCCACGGGCAGCAACTCCAACAGCGCTTACACGTCCTACCAGGCGCAGCGCGAGCAGACCGTGCGCTTCGGCACCGTGGAGTCGATCCGCAATGTCGTGATCGACCGTGAACAGACCGGTGTCGGCACGCTGGCCGGCGGTGCGGTCGGTGGCATCGGTTCGGCAGCGGCCATCGGGCGCGGCAACGGCTCGGTGGCGGCAGGCATCCTGGGCGCCATCGCGGGCGGCATCGCCGGCAGCGCCATCGAGGGCCAGGTGAACAAGCGCCCGGGCCTGGAGATCACCGTCAAGCTGGACAACGGCGAGTACCGCGCCATCACGCAGGAAGCGGACGAAGCGTTCCGCCCCGGCGAACGGGTGCGCCTGCTGTCGTCGGGCGGCGTGACGCGCGTGACGCACTGA
- a CDS encoding histone H1-like DNA-binding protein, with the protein MATAAKKKPAAKAPAKKAAAKKAAPVAKKAPAKKAAVKKVAAKKAPAAKKAAVKKVAAKKAAPAKKAAVKKVAAKKAPAAKKAAVKKVAAKKAAPAKKAAVKKVAAKKAPAAKKAAAKKAPAAKKAAAKKAPAAKKAAAKPAAAKKAAAKPAAKPAAKKAPAKKAATKPAAAPAAAPAAAPAAKTALNPAAAWPFPTGNRP; encoded by the coding sequence ATGGCAACTGCTGCTAAGAAGAAACCGGCCGCCAAGGCCCCGGCCAAGAAGGCTGCTGCAAAGAAGGCTGCTCCGGTCGCCAAGAAGGCACCGGCTAAGAAAGCCGCGGTGAAGAAGGTTGCCGCCAAGAAGGCGCCCGCAGCCAAGAAGGCCGCAGTGAAGAAGGTCGCCGCCAAGAAGGCAGCACCGGCCAAGAAAGCCGCGGTGAAGAAGGTTGCCGCCAAGAAGGCGCCCGCAGCCAAGAAGGCCGCAGTGAAGAAGGTCGCCGCCAAGAAGGCAGCACCGGCCAAGAAAGCCGCAGTGAAGAAGGTTGCGGCCAAGAAGGCCCCGGCCGCGAAGAAGGCCGCTGCCAAGAAGGCGCCTGCTGCGAAGAAGGCTGCTGCCAAGAAGGCGCCTGCTGCGAAGAAGGCTGCCGCCAAGCCCGCTGCTGCCAAGAAGGCTGCCGCGAAGCCTGCTGCCAAGCCCGCTGCGAAGAAGGCTCCGGCGAAGAAGGCTGCCACCAAGCCCGCCGCTGCTCCGGCCGCTGCGCCTGCTGCTGCTCCGGCTGCCAAGACCGCGCTGAACCCGGCTGCGGCCTGGCCCTTCCCGACCGGCAACCGTCCGTAA
- a CDS encoding peroxidase, protein MPERNRPPLRGLFGAFAGSTTSAQSGAEDPPGGAHEPISGARSEAARDAAAQDLASDVALWRHALAAEAGGRAPHPDAALRDDLSILRILRHPDGLRLLRQGLRSAFPGAALRLTSFWPDEQPHAYPARAEARPAEFGDLLVLLRLRGAVPTLDCRALFVTARRIDQPDDALEKSHALPQIGLYEGWPDFNVYARSPVKTRNAAFLGRFDLSAELEPLRRIGRDQRQWRYLTPCTGLQTYAQWPGIRPPSPLQWRWPAGQQAGGARPASGSFTGMLRQLARPEGPGEDCSAGTDVPTWGRLISKLLDHSWEVAPGHALKSGNIAPTAFWTRLRGFLTAEYLLGTHSLQKGFGTSLPFEMANGLQDIARDDWTATTGFDPEDLDVPGVRGTLQRIAASRLSVFGMSTEDPAPLAAPREAPRNLATRNDGEREGQRVLLIDVIRPSAAAL, encoded by the coding sequence ATGCCCGAGCGCAACCGGCCGCCTTTGAGGGGCCTTTTTGGCGCGTTTGCCGGGTCGACCACCAGCGCCCAGAGCGGGGCAGAAGATCCCCCTGGCGGCGCCCATGAGCCGATCTCCGGCGCCCGCTCCGAGGCCGCGCGCGACGCAGCCGCGCAGGATCTCGCCAGCGACGTCGCCCTGTGGCGGCACGCGCTCGCGGCGGAAGCCGGCGGCCGGGCCCCGCATCCCGATGCGGCCTTGCGCGACGACCTGTCGATCCTGCGGATCCTGCGCCACCCCGACGGCCTGCGCCTGCTGCGGCAAGGATTGCGCAGCGCCTTCCCCGGCGCCGCGCTGCGCCTGACCAGCTTCTGGCCCGACGAGCAACCGCACGCCTATCCGGCCCGCGCCGAAGCGCGCCCGGCCGAGTTCGGCGACCTGCTCGTCCTGCTGCGGCTGCGCGGCGCCGTGCCGACGCTGGACTGCCGCGCCCTCTTCGTGACCGCCCGCCGCATCGACCAGCCCGACGATGCGCTGGAGAAATCGCACGCACTGCCGCAGATCGGCCTGTACGAAGGCTGGCCCGATTTCAACGTCTACGCCCGCTCGCCGGTCAAGACGCGCAATGCGGCGTTCCTGGGCCGGTTCGATCTGTCGGCCGAGCTGGAGCCGCTGCGCCGCATCGGCCGCGACCAGCGGCAGTGGCGCTACCTGACGCCATGCACCGGCCTGCAAACCTACGCACAGTGGCCGGGCATCCGGCCACCGTCGCCGCTGCAGTGGCGCTGGCCGGCCGGCCAGCAAGCCGGCGGCGCGCGCCCCGCCAGCGGCTCGTTCACCGGCATGCTGCGCCAGCTCGCCCGCCCGGAAGGCCCGGGCGAGGACTGCTCGGCGGGCACCGACGTGCCGACCTGGGGACGCCTGATCAGCAAGCTGCTCGACCACAGCTGGGAAGTGGCCCCCGGCCATGCGCTCAAGAGCGGCAACATCGCGCCGACGGCCTTCTGGACCCGGCTGCGCGGTTTCCTGACGGCGGAATACCTGCTCGGCACGCATTCGCTGCAGAAGGGCTTCGGCACCTCGCTGCCGTTCGAGATGGCCAACGGCCTGCAGGACATCGCGCGCGACGACTGGACGGCCACCACCGGCTTCGACCCGGAAGACCTCGACGTGCCCGGCGTGCGCGGCACCCTGCAGCGCATCGCCGCCTCCCGGCTGTCGGTGTTCGGCATGAGCACGGAAGATCCGGCGCCGCTGGCCGCCCCGCGCGAGGCGCCGCGCAACCTGGCCACGCGCAACGACGGCGAGCGCGAAGGCCAGCGCGTGCTGCTGATCGACGTGATCCGCCCGAGCGCCGCCGCGCTGTGA
- the accB gene encoding acetyl-CoA carboxylase biotin carboxyl carrier protein, with amino-acid sequence MDLRKLKTLIDLVAESGISELEVTEGEGKVRIVKSAPQVIAQPMQYAPMAAPMAPMMAAAAAPAVAASAEAAAPALPAGHIVTSPMVGTFYRSPSPGASAFVNVGDTVKEGQTLCIIEAMKLLNEIEADKAGVIKDVLVENGQAVEYGQPLFVIG; translated from the coding sequence ATGGATTTGCGCAAGCTGAAAACGCTGATCGACCTGGTGGCCGAATCGGGCATCTCGGAGCTCGAAGTCACCGAGGGCGAGGGCAAGGTCCGCATCGTCAAGTCGGCACCGCAGGTGATCGCGCAACCGATGCAGTACGCGCCGATGGCCGCCCCGATGGCGCCGATGATGGCCGCCGCCGCGGCCCCGGCCGTAGCCGCCAGCGCGGAAGCCGCCGCCCCGGCCCTGCCGGCCGGCCACATCGTGACCTCGCCGATGGTCGGCACGTTCTATCGTTCGCCGTCGCCGGGTGCCTCGGCGTTCGTCAACGTGGGCGACACCGTCAAGGAAGGCCAGACGCTGTGCATCATCGAAGCGATGAAGCTGCTGAACGAAATCGAAGCGGACAAGGCCGGCGTGATCAAGGACGTCCTGGTCGAGAACGGCCAGGCCGTCGAATACGGCCAGCCGCTGTTCGTGATCGGCTGA
- the prmA gene encoding 50S ribosomal protein L11 methyltransferase — translation MTYRECVLEVARDDAEALSEALFDLGALSVSVEDADADTPDEEPLFGEPGHEPTRLAWNRSRVVALLGDDADPALLVAAAANAIGLSPAPAYTVREVEEQDWVRLTQSQFEPIHIGEHIWVVPSWHDAPEPEAVVLELDPGLAFGTGSHPTTRLCMEWLEQHVQPGERTLDYGCGSGILAIVAKKLGTGETVGVDIDPNAVEASRYNAERNRVEAGFSLPDDAPEGTFDLVVANILSNPLKLMAAMLCARVRPGGRLVLSGVLERQAEEVAAAYAGAIPLSVWRARDGWVCLHGVKPA, via the coding sequence ATGACCTACCGCGAATGCGTGCTGGAAGTCGCGCGCGACGATGCCGAGGCGCTGTCCGAGGCGTTGTTCGACCTGGGTGCGCTGTCGGTGTCGGTGGAAGACGCCGATGCCGACACGCCCGACGAGGAGCCCCTGTTCGGCGAGCCCGGCCACGAGCCGACGCGCCTGGCCTGGAACCGGTCCCGCGTGGTCGCCCTGCTGGGCGATGACGCCGACCCGGCGCTGCTGGTGGCCGCCGCGGCCAACGCCATCGGCCTGTCCCCCGCGCCCGCCTACACCGTGCGCGAGGTCGAGGAGCAGGACTGGGTGCGTCTGACGCAGTCGCAGTTCGAGCCGATCCATATCGGCGAGCACATCTGGGTCGTCCCTTCGTGGCACGATGCGCCGGAACCCGAGGCGGTGGTGCTGGAGCTCGACCCCGGCCTCGCCTTCGGCACCGGCAGCCACCCGACCACGCGGCTGTGCATGGAATGGCTGGAGCAACACGTTCAGCCCGGCGAGCGCACGCTGGACTACGGCTGCGGCTCGGGCATCCTCGCCATCGTCGCCAAGAAGCTCGGCACGGGCGAAACCGTCGGCGTCGACATCGACCCGAACGCCGTGGAAGCCTCGCGCTACAACGCCGAGCGCAACCGCGTCGAGGCCGGCTTCAGCCTGCCGGACGATGCGCCCGAGGGCACGTTCGATCTGGTCGTCGCCAATATCCTGTCGAACCCGCTCAAGCTGATGGCCGCGATGCTGTGCGCACGCGTGCGCCCGGGCGGACGGCTCGTGCTGTCGGGGGTGCTGGAGCGCCAGGCGGAAGAGGTTGCCGCGGCGTATGCCGGCGCGATCCCGCTGTCGGTGTGGCGCGCGCGTGACGGCTGGGTCTGCCTGCACGGTGTGAAACCCGCATAA
- the tpx gene encoding thiol peroxidase: MANVTLGGNPIEVGGTLPSVGAKAPAFTLVGKDLKDVSLADFAGKRKVLNIVPSLDTPVCATSTRKFNEAVSKLDNTVVFSISADLPFAAGRFCTTEGLDNVVPLSTFRDAGFKQAYGVDIKTGPLAGLTARAVVVLDANDNVLHAQLVPEIKEEPNYDAALAALK, translated from the coding sequence ATGGCAAACGTGACCCTTGGCGGCAACCCGATCGAAGTTGGCGGCACCCTGCCGTCCGTTGGCGCGAAGGCCCCGGCGTTCACCCTGGTCGGCAAAGACCTGAAGGATGTGTCGCTGGCCGACTTTGCCGGCAAGCGCAAGGTGCTGAACATCGTGCCGAGCCTGGACACGCCGGTGTGCGCCACCTCCACGCGCAAGTTCAACGAAGCCGTCTCCAAGCTGGACAACACCGTGGTGTTCTCCATCTCCGCCGACCTGCCGTTCGCGGCCGGCCGCTTCTGCACGACCGAGGGCCTGGACAACGTGGTGCCGCTGTCGACCTTCCGTGATGCCGGCTTCAAGCAGGCCTACGGCGTCGACATCAAGACCGGTCCGCTGGCCGGCCTGACCGCGCGCGCGGTGGTGGTGCTCGATGCCAACGACAACGTGCTGCACGCCCAGCTCGTGCCCGAGATCAAGGAAGAGCCGAACTACGACGCCGCCCTGGCAGCGCTGAAGTAA
- the accC gene encoding acetyl-CoA carboxylase biotin carboxylase subunit — protein sequence MFDKILIANRGEIALRIQRACRELGIKTVVVYSEADKEAKYVKLADEAVCIGPAPSPLSYLNMPAIISAAEVTDAQAIHPGYGFLSENADFAERVEQSGFTFIGPTPDCIRLMGDKVSAKQAMIKSGVPCVPGSEGALPDDPKEILATARKVGYPVIIKAAGGGGGRGMRVVHTEAALLNAVNMTREEAGRAFGNPEVYMEKFLENPRHVEIQILADQHRNAIWLGERDCSMQRRHQKVIEEAPAPHIPRRLIERIGDRCADACKKIGYRGAGTFEFLYENGEFYFIEMNTRVQVEHPVTEMITGIDIVQEQIRVAANEKLRFRQKDVALKGHAIECRINAEDPYKFTPSPGRITSWHVPGGPGIRVDSHAYNGYFVPPNYDSMIGKVISYGATREQAIARMRIALSEMVVEGILTNVPLHRDLMLDANFVEGGTSIHYLEHRLAQQEVAKGGGKA from the coding sequence ATGTTCGACAAGATCCTGATCGCGAATCGCGGCGAGATCGCACTTCGCATCCAGCGAGCCTGCCGCGAACTCGGCATCAAGACCGTGGTGGTCTATTCCGAGGCGGACAAGGAAGCCAAGTACGTCAAGCTGGCCGATGAGGCCGTCTGTATCGGCCCGGCGCCGTCGCCGCTGTCGTACCTGAACATGCCGGCCATCATCTCGGCCGCCGAAGTGACCGACGCCCAGGCCATCCACCCCGGCTACGGCTTCCTGTCGGAGAACGCCGACTTCGCCGAACGCGTGGAGCAATCCGGCTTCACCTTCATCGGCCCGACGCCCGACTGCATCCGCCTGATGGGCGACAAGGTCTCGGCCAAGCAGGCCATGATCAAGTCCGGCGTGCCGTGCGTGCCGGGCTCGGAGGGCGCGCTGCCCGACGACCCGAAGGAAATTCTGGCGACCGCCCGCAAGGTCGGCTATCCGGTCATCATCAAGGCCGCAGGCGGCGGCGGCGGCCGCGGCATGCGCGTGGTCCACACCGAGGCCGCGCTGCTCAACGCCGTCAACATGACGCGCGAAGAAGCCGGCCGTGCCTTCGGCAACCCGGAAGTCTATATGGAGAAGTTCCTGGAGAATCCGCGCCACGTGGAGATCCAGATTCTGGCCGACCAGCACCGCAACGCCATCTGGCTGGGCGAGCGCGACTGCTCGATGCAGCGCCGCCACCAGAAGGTGATCGAGGAAGCGCCGGCACCGCACATCCCGCGCCGCCTGATCGAGCGCATCGGCGACCGCTGCGCCGATGCCTGCAAGAAGATCGGCTACCGCGGCGCCGGCACGTTCGAGTTCCTGTACGAGAACGGCGAGTTCTACTTCATCGAGATGAACACGCGCGTGCAGGTCGAGCACCCGGTCACGGAAATGATCACCGGCATCGACATCGTGCAGGAGCAGATCCGCGTGGCAGCCAATGAAAAGTTGCGCTTCCGCCAGAAGGACGTCGCCCTGAAGGGGCACGCCATCGAGTGCCGCATCAACGCCGAAGATCCGTACAAATTCACGCCGTCCCCCGGCCGCATCACGTCGTGGCACGTGCCGGGCGGCCCCGGCATCCGCGTGGATTCGCACGCCTACAACGGCTACTTCGTACCGCCCAACTACGACTCGATGATCGGCAAGGTGATCTCGTACGGCGCCACGCGCGAGCAGGCCATCGCCCGCATGCGCATCGCCCTGTCGGAGATGGTGGTCGAAGGCATCCTGACCAACGTGCCCCTGCACCGCGACCTGATGCTCGACGCCAACTTCGTCGAAGGCGGCACCAGCATCCACTACCTGGAGCACCGCCTGGCGCAGCAGGAAGTGGCCAAGGGCGGCGGCAAGGCCTGA